ctgtttttcttctcttcgagcgagctcccacgtgacatccatggacacatcgtcatcatcaaccgcttcacttgtatctgacaactcagcaaaggaagcagcagcgggtacaacatcatcatcatcacaccgtacgtccgtgtgtgtaatgctgcctgactgagacatatccctgttatctacatcctctggcaataatggttgcacatcactcatttattccaactgatgtgtaaataactcatctgacagatcaagtgaagcggctgtggtgctagtgttggtggtggtggcgggcgggcgagtggtaacttgagaggtgcccgaagctgagcaggaggaggatggtgcgtcaaggttccgagcggaagctgtagaagatagggtgtcctgtgtaaaccagtcaactatgtcctcagaattttttgaatttagggtacgtggcctctgaacactgggcattgttctagggccaaaggaaatcacagcaccacgaccacaatggcccctgcggggtggcctgctctgcctgtcatttttttttagattagtggtactatgcgtgcaaggtactgtgccaccctatatgagtggtgggcagtgggcacagtacagtctgtgggcctgacacacactggcaggcaactgcaattatattacagagaaaaaatttaattacttttttatctgcaaggtactgtgccacccgatatgagtggtgggcactggcagtgggcacagtacagtctgtgggcctgacacacacaggcaggcaactgcaattatattaaagggtaaaaattaaatgacttttatctgcaaggtactgtgccacccgatatgagtggtgggcagtgggcacagtacagtctgtgggcctgacactcactggcaggcaactgcaattatattacagagaaaaaatttaatgactttatctgcaaggtactgtgccacccgatatgagtggtgggcagtgggcacagtacagtctgtgggcctgacacacactggcaggcaactgcaattatattacagagaaaaaatgtaattacttttttatctgcaaggtactgtgccacccgatatgagtggtaggcagtgggcacagtacagtctgtgggcctgatactcactggcaggcaactgcaattatataacagagaaaaaattaaatgacttttttatctgcaaggtactgtgccacccgatatgagtggtgggcactggcagtgggcacagtacagtcagtgggcctgacacacacaggcaggcaactgcaattatattaaagggtaaaaattaaatgacttttatctgcaaggtactgtgccacccgatatgagtggtgggcagtgggcacagtacagtctgtgggcctgacactcactggcaggcaactgcaattatattacagagaaaaaatttaatgacttttatctgcaaggtactgtgccacccgatatgagtggtgggcatgggcacagtgcagtctgtgggcctgacactcactggcaggcaactgcaattatattacagagaaaaaattaaatgactttatctgcaaggtactgtgccacccgatatgtggACCTGAcattcactggcaggcaactgcaattatattacagagaaaaaattaaattactttttttatctgcaaggtactgtgccacccaatatgagtaatgggcactggcagtgggcacagtacagtcagtgggcctgacacacaccggcaggcaactgcaattatattacagagaaaaaaatttatgacttttttatctgcaaggtactgtgccacccaatatgagtggtgggcagtgggcacagtacagtctgtgggcctgacacctactggcaggcaactgcaattatattaaagggtaaaaattaaatgacttttttatctgcaaggtactgtgccacccgatatgagtggtgggcagtgggcacagtacagtcagtgggcctgacacacactggcaggcaactgcaattatattaaagggtaaaaattaaatgaggcctgtggcctctcacacacgggcaggcaactgcaatatatatatcaaaaaaaaaaaaaaaaaaaagcagactgatgtaccagccctaaaaagggctttttgggctgctgacaggatgctgtccttacagcagatgagtctttgatgactggagtggacacagaacactggcctagctaacggtttccctattaattcagcagcagcagcactctccctgctctaactaacactgcagcttcagaaagtcagtccggactggagcgcagcggtgggggaggacgcgcATGAAGAGGCCGGGCGGTGAAGGAGAGGTGAGGAAAGGGTTAGTTGTTTGTGGGGGCGGGTTAGGAGGAAAGGCGCGAGTTGGCAGGGCAGCGGTGGGCGTGGCCGGAGCAGAGACggaggaaggaggcggaagtgAGGTCAGTGCGGCCAGGGGATCCAAACGTGCAGGACGGACCTCAGGATGTCGGCGCCAGGAATGTCGGTGGAAGAGATGCTGGAGAGGTTGCGGCGAGAGGCGGAGGTGagggggcctggctggctgcaggaaCAGGTGGGTGCCTGCATAGTTTCGCCTGCTCCTGTGGCTACCCCCATTGCTAGGGCTGCCCGGCTGCGGCGGAGTATACCGCCGGCGCGCCTAAGCCCTGAAATCACCCCCCGGGCCCGGCGCCGAATAGGGAGCCCCCCTGTGGACCCTCGGCGGCGGAGAGCGGCCGCTCAGCCTTCTGCGAGCCGCTCtcgccgtgggaggaatcccgATTCTCGGCGGGGCCCTGTGAGGAGcgggacgccccttcccccgTTCCCTGCAGCAGTGGACTTGGAGGCGGGACCAGGAACGGTGGACCGGCCCAGTCCTTCCTTAAGCGGGCGGTCCACTCGGCGTTCAGAAAGTATCCGGGTTCCTCGGGCTGCTCTGATGGGAGAGGAATACCAGGGCAGGCCCAGAGAAGATGTTAGCAGTGTGGAGGAAGATCCCCTTGCGGTGGCGGGTGCTGCGGTATCGTCCAGGCGTCCAGCTAGCGTGGTGCAGAGGGTCGTGCAGATGGTCCAAGAAGAGCAGCCGTCGACATCCAGGAGCTTTGACGGTGAAGTGTCGTTACGGCGGGAGTCAGGATctacggcagcgggagtcacagcgcccgtggtgcctggtgagattggTTGGGGATCTGTTTTAGCGCAGGGTTTCCCGGGTGGGGGGGGTGGGACCATGGGTGAGTTTGGTAagggtttggggcagtttttggggggattggcggGTTGGTTGTCGGGTATGGGTGCTGGTGCTGGGTCTCCGTTGCCGGGGTGGGGAGTGGTGCCGGGGTTAGGGGCAGGGACGCAGGTTGTTACGGCAGGGTCGGTGTCGGTGGAGACGCAagcggggggggaggaggaggtgcagAGGTTGGATGATAGGGCCCGGGGTgaggtgtatgtgtgctttgaggggccgctgggggctcatttaaagcaggaagtgagagaaaagatctggaagggagagtatgtggagatattttcGCTGCTCCCATTGGAAAGGTTTAACTTGGATAGGGGCAAGAAGGATGAGGGaaaaaaggaggatgaggataagcgtAGGCATAGATTGATTCCACGTACCTTTGCTAATTGGCTacaggcgtttgccatattagcaagtgtcattggggaaCGGGCGCCGGAATGCTGTTCGGCGCTGTTTTGCTACCAAGACGCTATTGGGGAGGCTTATAGGGTGTATGGTGGTGTGGGCTGGCTCCGttatgacgagcagttccggaagcgtaaggcggtgaggcctgatatccggtgggatcataaggatattgggttgtggttgagggtgacggcgcctcctagggctgggcagtcctttcgTGGGGAGTCCGGGGGGGCATCCCCTGGGGCGTTGGCAGCGGCATCGGCAAAAgggttgtgcttcctttttaatgaaggaaattgcagatttggtgccaagtgcaaatttaagcacgagtgcacaGGGTGTGGGGGAGCCCATGGAGCTAACCGTTGCTTCAAAGGGGGAAAGAATAGGGGGGGTGATGGTGCTGGAAAAGGGACGGATGCTGAtgcgggtggaagagatgcaggtgtTCCTAGATAGATATCCGGATCGGGTGGCGGCCGGGTTGTTGGGGGATGGTTTTAGGTTTGGCTTTCGTATTCCATCAGTGGTTACGGCGGGGCCTACGGTTCTTAAGAATCTTAGGTCCGCGCTTGTTCACGCTGTTGTGGCAGAAAAGTTGAAGAAggaggtggagttggggcggatggcgggtccattcAAGGTGCCGCCGATTCTGGGATTGAGGGTGTCCCCGTTAGGTGTGGTGCCAAaaaaggagccgaacaagtttcggctcattcatcatttgtcttatccaaaaggtgcgtcggtcaatgatggtatagatcctgaactttgttcggtggtatatacctcctttgatgcggctgtaagATGGGTGAGGCGGTTGGGGCAGGGGACGTTGATGGCTAAGGTGGATGTGGAGGCGGCCTTTCGATTGCTTCCGGTACACGTGGAGAGCATgggtttgttgggttgtttttgggagggggaatattttgtggataggtgtttgccaatggggtgctcTCTGTCGTGTGCATATTTTGAGACCtttagctcatttttggaatgggtagtggtggaagtttcaggttgttcatccgttatccattatttagacgattttttgtgtttagggccggcgaattcgcgggtgtgttctttgttgctgcacacggtgcagtcggtttttgcgcGTTTTGGGGTACCATTGGCGCGGGAGAAGACGTTGGGGCCGGTGACagagttgtgttttttggggattgttatagaTACTGAGCGGATGGAGTGCAGGCTTCCGCAGGATAAGTTGGTGGATTTGCGTTTGGAGATTGGCAGGGCCTTGGTCAAGGAGAAGATTAGGCTGAGGGATTTGCAGTCATTGCTGGGTAAATTAAATTTTGCTTGTCAAATTATGCCAatgggtagaattttttgtagACGGCTGGCTGCGGCTACGGCGGGGGTGTCAGCACCGTATCATTTTATCAGGTTACGCAAAGAGTTAAAAGGGGATTTAAGGGagtgggcggagtttttgggtcagtacaatggcaggtctttagtgatggcggagttgtgtgataGTGTGGAGTTCGAGTTGTATACCGATGCATCGGGGGGAGTGGGTTTTGGGGCTTATTGCCAGGGACAATGGTGTGCGGGAGTATGGCCGGATTCGTGGGTAAGTCGGGGTTGGGTGAGGAACATGGCgttgttggaactttttcccattgtgatggCGGTTGTGTTGTGGGGTGAGAAATTTGAAAACAGGAAGgtgcgttttcattgtgacaatttgggggtggttcaggctatcaacagtttgtccgcatCTTCTCCGCCGGTGGTTAGGCTGTTACAGTTTTTGGTATTACGATGTTTGTCAATTAACATGTGGTTGGTGGCagaacatgtggctggagtgtctaattcagtggcggattctctttctcgtttacagtgggagcggtttcggcTTCTTGCGCCAGAAGCAGAGCTGGAAGGTCTGGAGTGTCCGCCGTGGCTGTGggggatcctggaggagaagtgatggggatgttgagggattcgttgagcccgggtacttggagggagtatggtaaggcgtgggcgaCCTGGGAAACTTGGAACGGATCCTGGGGGGCTGGTGTTGAGGATGGGGATGTGAGGTTGTTGATGTTGTTAGGACAGTTGAAGGGCGAGGGGTGGTCGGTGTCAAAGGTGAATCATTTGATTGCGGGGGTTGCGTTTGGTCTTAAGTTGCGGGGGTTGCCGGATTTGACTAAGggttttttggttaggcaggtgTTGAAAGGGTGGCGTAGGGGTGCAGGCAAGGTGCCGGATTATCGGAGGCCGGTGTCCTTTGAGTTGCTGGTGCAAATGGGCGATAAGTTGAGTTGTGTTTGTAGTTCTGGATGGGAGTTAGTGCTGTTCAGGGCTGCATTTGCTTTGGCGTTTTTCGGTGCTTTtcgcttgggggagttggtgtgtgaTAGTGTGAGTAGAGCGGGGGGACTTAGGAGTGAAGATGTTGAGTTAGCGGGGGATAGGGTGTATGTCCGGATTCGGAGGTCAAAGACTGATCAGGAGGGCAGGGGGCAGCGGTTTACGTTGTTCCCGGTACCAGGTTGTAGTATGTGTCCGGTGCGGTGTGCAGGTTCTTATGGGGCAGGGCTACAGCGTAATGAGGTTCCTTTTCTTAGGCACGAGGATGGCTCCTTTTTGTCTAGGTTTCAGTTCCTGgcagtttttaaaaaatgtttaaagctCTTGGGTTATTCTGGTCATTCGTTCAGAATTGGTGCGGCAACTGAGGCAGCCAGGTGGGgcgccagtgaggaggtgattaggaAGATTGGGCATTGGGAGTCGGTGCGTTTCAAatcatatgtgaggcctgcattaTTGTAGTTGTACGGTAGGTGATAGGTGGGTCTTAATTTGTTCTTTTTTGTGTTCACAGGTCGGACGGTGACGGCTTTGGTATGGATTCTGGGGCACtcctatgtgttctggggtgcgatCAGAGCAGATGTGAGGCCGAGTGGGCGACAGTTGGGTTTTAGTCCGGAGTGTGCTACGGTCAGGTGGTTAGGggttagaggtatgttgtggggtggaGTTTTGCGGGAGGTGCATCATTTCGTGCGATTGGATCGTCCTCCGGATGTGTTAGTTTTACATGTGGGGGGGAACAATTTGGGCAAGCGTCCTTTTAGGGAGTTGGTTCGGGACGTCAAGTTTGACTTGCTCAGGATCTGGGCGTTGTTTCCAGGGATGATAACAGTTTGGTCAGACATTGTGCCGCGGAAGGCGTGGAGGGgtgcgaggtcagtggagagccttAACAAGGCTCGGATTAAGGTAAACAGAGCAGTTGGCCggtttatggcaaggaatggCGGTGTGGTGGTGCGGCATGAGGTGTTGGAGAAAGGGGAGGGtgcattttggagagcagatggagTGCACCTGAATGCGGTGGGTACGGATTTGTGGGCTCTGGGGCTCCAGAGTGGCGTTGAAGTTGCTTTGCgtatgtggagggacgcgcaaggttgaggtggtcaagctgcgcgttcttggaggcgggggaggtccttgaagtggaggaatatggtggtacctgaggatgggagggccccgcgggaggggctggactctcattgaggagctggtaggaactaattacgcgtccatcagttgctgcctccgagctgggttcaacggctgggggcaagatggagacgcaggtgttccagcgtttatggagttattggggcttctaggacctccctcgtcatgggttaacttatgttatatattttgtatgtattcaataaacggctgctgtggccgattaaatccaagcagtggtgtggtgtgtttatttcctgGGGTCAGGATGTGGGTTTGGGGGTAGGATGATGGTTGAGCtagtgggactgaacaaatagccagtgccctcttcatgaatctaagggctctttcacacttgcgttcttttcttccggcatagagttctgtcgtcggggctctatgccggaagaatcctgatcaggattatccccatgcattctgaatggagagaaatccgttcaggatgcatcaggatgtcttcagttccagaccggaacgttttttggccggagaaaataccgcagcatgctgcgctttttgctccggccaaaaatcctgaacacttgccgcaaggccggatccggaattaatgcccattgaaaggcattgatccggatccggccttaagctaaacgtcgtttcggcgcattaacggatccgacgtttagctttttctaaatggttaccatggctgcaaggacgctaaagtcctggcagccatggtaaagtgtagtggggagtgggggagcagtatacttaccgtccgtgtggctccccgggcgctccagagtgacgtcagagcgccccacgcgcatgggtgacgtgatcacatggatcacgtcatccatgcgcatggggcgctctgacgtcattctggagcgtcccgggagccgcacggactgtaagtatactgctcccccgctccccactactactatggcagccaggactttaatagcgtcctggctgccattgtaacactgaacgcattttgaagacggatctgtctttaaatgctttcagttcacttgcgtttttccggatctggcgggcacctccggcaaatggagtgcacgacggatccggacaacgcaagtgtgaaagagccctaagatggatgctgtccttgcttgctTGtcctttgataggaggtgggagagtCGGGGAGGGAGGgtttgctgattggctggaatgtgtctgctgactgtgaggtacagggtcaaagtttgctcaataatgacgtatagggggcggaccgaacatcgcatatgtttgcccgccgcggcgaacgcgaacaagcgatgttcgctgggaattgttcgccggcgaatagtttgggacatctctaatgattaataaaaaattataggcaatgtcactgtggtatttttgatttgtaaacgttagccaggagaggcccagctgccgctttgttgactctagataacttctgcctaatCGCAcgcccctgtgacgtccaccatacatttggatatcttctctatcaactttcgatgttcttttctgagcctaccatgttgatcacggttatcggcaaatcagggttccacgccggagagggagcgtgagaaagagagacctcatccaagggagataaatggaataattttatttttggatcgagcgaaaatgtgggaaaagctgttaaagcgcaaattTTGAACAAATTAtttaagcgcaaatgtgggacaaattattaaagcacaaATATGGTAAAatatattgaagcgcaaatgtgggaaaaatttgtaaagcgcaaatgtggtacaaattattgaagtgcaaatgtgggacagattgttaaagtttaagcattgaataaaaggagttggcgcgcatcaattaaccacctcagcccccctagcttaaacacccttaggcccctttcacaagggcgttacgggaaaatgtgcgggtgcattgcgggaacacacgcgatttttccgcgcgagtgcaaaacattgtaatgcgttttgcacgcgcgtgagaaaaatcgcacatgtttggtacccaaacccgaacttcttcacagaagttcgggcttgggatcggtgttctgtagattgtattattttcccttataacatggttataaagggaaaataatagcattctgaatagtaaaacagcgctggaggggttaaaaaaaaaagaaaaaataatttaactcaccttaatccacttgatcgcggcccggcatctacttctgtctcctttgttgaatagaacctgtggtgagcattaaatacagttacaggacctttgatgacgtcactccggtcatcacatgatccatcaccatggtaaaagatcatgtgacgtaccatgtgatgaccggagtgacgtcatcaaaggtcctgtaactgtatttaatgctcaccacaggtcctattcaacaaaggagacacaaggagatgccgggctacgcgatcaagtggactaaggtgagttaaattattattatattttttttaacccctccagcgctgttttactttgcattctgtattcagaatgctattattttcccttacaaccatgttatagcaaccgtgcgtgaaaatcgcaccgcatccgcacttgctatagatcatactgcgattttcacgcaacgcataagtgatgcgcgaaaatcactgctcatctgaacagccccatagaaatgaatgagtcggtattcagtgcgggtgcaatgcgttcacctcacgcatggcATCTGCGcgaaatactcgcccgtgtgaaaggggccttaatgaccaggccactttttgcacttctgcactacactactttcaccgtttattgctcggtcatgcaacttaccacccaaatgaattttacctccttttcttctcactaat
The sequence above is a segment of the Bufo bufo chromosome 4, aBufBuf1.1, whole genome shotgun sequence genome. Coding sequences within it:
- the LOC120998906 gene encoding uncharacterized protein LOC120998906 — translated: MSVEEMLERLRREAEVRGPGWLQEQVGACIVSPAPVATPIARAARLRRSIPPARLSPEITPRARRRIGSPPVDPRRRRAAAQPSASRSRRGRNPDSRRGPVRSGTPLPPFPAAVDLEAGPGTVDRPSPSLSGRSTRRSESIRVPRAALMGEEYQGRPREDVSSVEEDPLAVAGAAVSSRRPASVVQRVVQMVQEEQPSTSRSFDGEVSLRRESGSTAAGVTAPVVPVGAVSASCARSRAGRSGVSAVAVGDPGGEVMGMLRDSLSPGTWREYGKAWATWETWNGSWGAGVEDGDVRLLMLLGQLKGEGWSVSKVNHLIAGVAFGLKLRGLPDLTKGFLVRQVLKGWRRGAGKVPDYRRPVSFELLVQMGDKLSCVCSSGWELVLFRAAFALAFFGAFRLGELVCDSVSRAGGLRSEDVELAGDRVYVRIRRSKTDQEGRGQRFTLFPVPGCSMCPVRCAGSYGAGLQRRTVTALVWILGHSYVFWGAIRADVRPSGRQLGFSPECATMSYEGAKDKQEKRQ